In Megalobrama amblycephala isolate DHTTF-2021 unplaced genomic scaffold, ASM1881202v1 scaffold383, whole genome shotgun sequence, the sequence TGGAATTGTGAAAGAACTGATAGTGTCCACAGTGTAAAAGCCAGCCTGTAGGaagtaaacaaaatactttATGTTGtcattctattaaaaaaaaaaaaaaaaaaaaggaagaaccCCTTTTCTGCATTCATGAGCAATTCCTTTTAAATTGTCTAttagtattgttttttttttgtcatttgtacAGTGCACGAGAAGCAGCAGACTACTCCACTTACCTGCCAAGGTAGTCCTGTTTCTGCAACATCTCCATAGTAGATCAGGATGAAAGAGCGATGAACATTGTAGGCTAAAAGCACTTGGAAAGTGGCCACCTTCAAAACAGCAGTAGACAGCATTCAAAACCTTCCAAACAAACCAAGACGGACCAGTCATTGAAAATCAGAGATTATTGTAGGCCTTACCCCTCCACCATTATAGTATGGCACACTGTCCCAGGTAGCGACAAAAGTTGAAGTAGCAGCAAAAGGTATGCTAGGGAAGTATCGCCTAACAGCCGCAGTGGCTTGTGCCAGTACAGCACTGCTTGTATCCTCTCTATAGGAGATAGTTCCTCCGCGTCTGTTGTCAAGGCGAGTCCAAAGAGGAGCAATGATGTCTCTTCCGGAATCCAGAGAGGGGTTGTAGGCAGACAGCGGCTCGGTAAACGTTAGATGGCCATTGTTGTTCACCTAAATTTTAGGatcacatttttcaaaaggattttaaagagacATGTGAAGAAAAGAGGAGCATGTAAATAACTCGTAACTTAATGTTTGCGCGGGGGTGGAATGTGACGCTTACAAAGATCCGATTGTACGTGCGTCCAAAGTATTTGAAAGGCTGCTGCAAGAAAATGACATCAGAGCTTCCATCATCGGCAGTGGGCTTGACTATTTCTCCATCCCCAGAAGCTAGGAAATTAGTTGGCACTAAGAAAAGGATAGGTGGGAAGAAATTATTTAGCTCTGCTGATGAAAAACAAGCCTGTAGATAGTACAGGTTaagcttgagcttctgtttgcATTGGCTTACAGTTCGGTGAGCCATCAACATGGAAGGAGCTGCGACCATTCACATTGATATTGCTGCTGGATGAGAGTTCTGGGGCACGGGTTACCGGAATCGTGAAAGAATTGACAGAGTCCGCCGTGTTGTAACCAGCCTGTAGAAGTACAGTAAATCAATCGTGTTTAGGTCCTCAACCTGTTCCAGATATAACTGTCTTTTGCTAGAATGTAAGGAATGAAGTGAGGCAAGGGCAATTCCTTGTCATTTCTATCATTAGCAAAAACAACAAAGGACCCGTCTCCACTCACCAGCCAAATTTGTTCTGTTTCTGCAATGTCTCCGTAGTTGATGAGGATGAAAGTGCGATGAACGTTGGAGACTAAAACCACTTGGAAAGTAACCACCTTTAAAATACCAACAGACAGCATTCAAAATCTTCACCCTTCACAGGACAACACTAAATCACCGATAAACAACGATTCGATCTTACCCCTCCACCACTAGAGTATGGCACATTGTCCCAGGTAGCAACCAAAGCTGACGAAGCACTGAAGGTTATGTTAGGGAAGTATTGCTTGACAGCCGCGGTGACTTGTGCCAGTACAGCACTGCTTGTATCCTCCCTATAGGAGATAGTTCCTCCACGTCTATTGTCAAGGTGAGTCCAAAGAGGAGCAATGAAGTCTCTTCCACAGTTCAGAAGGGGGATGGGGTCGGACAGTTGCTCCGTAAATGTCAGAAGGCCATTGTTGTTCACCTAAAATTCATCCAAAAAACACGTTCATTTGTCGTAAGAGGAAATATGCAGAAAGAATGAAGAGGTAGAATGAGCCACAATTTCTACTAGTTGATTCTACAAATCGATAGTCCTCTGAATTTTACAATTACACAAACTTGTACATTAAGATCTCAAAGTCGGAACAAAATAAAGCAAGCAGTTACAGTCCTTTAATTTAAAGAGACTCGTGATTTTAGATGCAAGTAGAAGAAAAATGTCTCTAGATATACAAAAGGACAACTAAACAATGCTTACAAAGGTTTGATTGTGCGTGCGTCCAAAATATTTCAAAGGCTGCTGCAATATAATGGCTTCAGAGCTTCCGTTATCCAAACGGGGGGTCACTATTTCTCCATTCCCAAATGGTAGGAAATTAGCTGGCACTAGGAAAAATGTAAGTGACAAGGAATCCTTTAGTTCTTCTGACAAACATAAGCTCACAAACAAACACTGCACTGGTTAAAATTGTCAAAGGGGAAGTCACTATGAATGAATTGTGCTTGTTTATTAGTGTTGTctatttttatgtttctgaTATGATTTTAGCACCTGACTGACAACAAGAATTATATAAATAAGGTAATCCAGCTAGAGTAATATGGCCACATAATTACTGCACATCGGAATTTGCCCAGAGCTAACAGGCTGCTTCTGAGTGCAAGGTTGTAATAAGTACAGCAGACTACTACAATCTGGCAAATATTTCTGGAATTGTGTAATAAGACTTGCCCACTGCAATCTACAACCTGAATTGGATTTTTTAAGAGGCTGAAGGTACACTCAACTACACAGTGCCAAGTAAAGCTCAACTGTAAATAAGATTCAGGTTTTGTGCTCAAACACGGCGTGCTACAGTGGCACTAAATTTTAGTGAATTCACCCCTGAGAACCTTGTCGTAACCAATAGTACAGCTCGTGAGCTTACAGTTTGGTGAACCATCGACATGGAAAGACCAGCAAGCAGTCACGTTGATATTGCTGCTTGACGAGAGTTCTGGGGCGCTGGATGCTGGAATTGTGAAAGAACTGATAGTGTCCACAGTGTAAAAGCCAGCCTGTAGGAGTAAACAAAATACTTTATGTTGtcattctatttaaaaaaaaaaaaaaaggaagaaccCCTTTTCTGCATTCATGAGCAATTCCTTTTAAATTGTCTAttagtattgttttttttttgtcatttgtacAGTGCACGAGAAGCAGCAGGCTACTCCACTTACCTGCCAAGGTAGTCCTGTTTCTGCAACATCTCCATAGTAGATCAGGATGAAAGAGCGATGAACATTGTAGGCTAAAAGCACTTGGAAAGTGGCCACCTTCAAAACAGCAGTAGACAGCATTCAAAACCTTCCAAACAAACCAAGACGGACCAGTCATTGAAAATCAGAGATTATTGTAGGCCTTACCCCTCCACCATTATAGTATGGCACACTGTCCCAGGTAGCGACAAAAGTTGAAGTAGCAGCAAAAGGTATGCTAGGGAAGTATCGCTAACAGCCGCAGTGGCTTGTGCCAGTACAGCACTGCTTGTATCCTCTCTATAGGAGATAGTTCCTCCGCGTCTGTTGTCAAGGCGAGTCCAAAGAGGAGCAATGATGTCTCTTCCGGAATCCAGAGAGGGCTTGTAGGCAGACAGCGGCTCGGTAAACGTTAGATGGCCATTGTTGTTCACCTAAATTTTAGGatcacatttttcaaaaggattttaaagagacATGTGAAGAAAAGAGGAGCATGTAAATAACTCGTAACTTAATGTTTGCGCGGGGGTGGAATGTGACGCTTACAAAGATCCGATTGTACGTGCGTCCAAAGTATTTGAAAGGCTGCTGCAAGAAAATGACATCAGAGCTTCCATCATCGGCAGTGGGCTTGACTATTTTCCATCCCCAGAAGCTAGGAAATTAGTTGGCACTAAGAAAAGGATAGGTGGGAAGAAATTATTTAGCTCTGCTGATGAAAAACAAGCCTGTAGATAGTACAGGTTaagcttgagcttctgtttgcATTGGCTTACAGTTCGGTGAGCCATCAACATGGAAGGAGCTGCGACCATTCACATTGATATTGCTGCTGGATGAGAGTTCTGGGGCACGGGTTACCGGAATCGTGAAAGAATTGACAGAGTCCGCCGTGTTGTAACCAGCCTGTAGAAGTACAGTAAATCAATCGTGTTTAGGTCCTCAACCTGTTCCAGATATAACTGTCTTTTGCTAGAATGTAAGGAATGAAGTGAGGCAAGGGCAATTCCTTGTCATTTCTATCATTAGCAAAAACAACAAAGGACCCGTCTCCACTCACCAGCCAAATTTGTTCTGTTTCTGCAATGTCTCCGTAGTTGATGAGGATGAAAGTGCGATGAACGTTGGAGACTAAAACCACTTGGAAAGTAACCACCTTTAAAATACCAACAGACAGCATTCAAAATCTTCACCCTTCACAGGACAACACTAAATCACCCATAAACAACGATTCGATCTTACCCCTCCACCACTAGAGTATGGCACATTGTCCCAGGTAGCAACCAAAGCTGACGAAGCACTGAAGGTTATGTTAGGGAAGTATTGCTTGACAGCCGCGGTGACTTGTGCCAGTACAGCACTGCTTGTATCCTCCCTATAGGAGATAGTTCCTCCACGTCTATTGTCAAGGTGAGTCCAAAGAGGAGCAATGAAGTCTCTTCCACAGTTCAGAAGGGGGATGGGGTCGGACAGTTGCTCCGTAAATGTCAGAAGGCCATTGTTGTTCACCTAAAATTCATCCAAAAAACACGTTCATTTGTCGTAAGAGGAAATATGCAGAAAGAATGAAGAGGTAGAATGAGCCACAATTTCTACTAGTTGATTCTACAAATCGATAGTCCTCTGAATTTTACAATTACACAAACTTGTACATTAAGATCTCAAAGTCGGAACAAAATAAAGCAAGCAGTTACAGTCCTTTAATTTAAAGAGACTCGTGATTTTAGATGCAAGTAGAAGAAAAATGTCTCTAGATATACAAAAGGACAACTAAACAATGCTTACAAAGGTTTGATTGTGCGTGCGTCCAAAATATTTCAAAGGCTGCTGCAATATAATGGCTTCAGAGCTTCCGTTATCCAAACGGGGGGTCACTATTTCTCCATTCCCAAATGGTAGGAAATTAGCTGGCACTAGGAAAAATGTAAGTGACAAGGAATCCTTTAGTTCTTCTGACAAACATAAGCTCACAAACAAACACTGCACTGGTTAAAATTGTCAAAGGGGAAGTCACTATGAATGAATTGTGCTTGTTTATTAGTGTTGTctatttttatgtttctgaTATGATTTTAGCACCTGACTGACAACAAGAATTATATAAATAAGGTAATCGAGCTAGAGTAACATGGCCACATAATTACTGCACATCGGAATTTGCCCAGAGCTAACAGGCTGCTTCTGAGTGCAAGGTTGTAATAAGTACAGCAGACTACTACAATCTGGCAAATATTTCTGGAATTGTGTAATAAGACTTGCCCACTGCAATCTACAACCTGAATTGGATTTTTTAAGAGGCTGAAGGTACACTCAACTACACAGTGCCAAGTAAAGCTCAACTGTAAATAAGATTCAGGTTTTGTGCTCAAACACGGCGTGCTACAGTGGCACTAAATTTTAGTGAATTCACCCCTGAGAACCTTGTCGTAACCAATAGTACAGCTCGTGAGCTTACAGTTTGGTGAACCATCGACATGGAAAGACCAGCAAGCAGTCACGTTGATATTGCTGCTTGACGAGAGTTCTGGGGCGCTGGATGCTGGAATTGTGAAAGAACTGATAGTGTCCACAGTGTAAAAGCCAGCCTGTAGGAGTAAACAAAATACTTTATGTTGtcattctatttaaaaaaaaaaaaagaggaagaacCCCTTTTCTGCATTCATGAGCAATTCCTTTTAAATTGTCTAttagtattgtttttttttttgtcatttgtacAGTGCACGAGAAGCAGCAGGCTACTCCACTTACCTGCCAAGGTAGTCCTGTTTCTGCAACATCTCCATAGTAGATCAGGATGAAAGAGCGATGAACATTGTAGGCTAAAAGCACTTGGAAAGTGGCCACCTTCAAAACAGCAGTAGACAGCATTCAAAACCTTCCAAACAAACCAAGACGGACCAGTCATTGAAAATCAGAGATTATTGTAGGCCTTACCCCTCCACCATTATAGTATGGCACACTGTCCCAGGTAGCGACAAAAGTTGAAGTAGCAGCAAAAGGTATGCTAGGGAAGTATCGCCTAACAGCCGCAGTGGCTTGTGCCAGTACAGCACTGCTTGTATCCTCTCTATAGGAGATAGTTCCTCCGCGTCTGTTGTCAAGGCGAGTCCAAAGAGGAGCAATGATGTCTCTTCCGGAATCCAGAGAGGGGTTGTAGGCAGACAGCGGCTCGGTAAACGTTAGATGGCCATTGTTGTTCACCTAAATTTTAGGatcacatttttcaaaaggattttaaagagacATGTGAAGAAAAGAGGAGCATGTAAATAACTCGTAACTTAATGTTTGCGCGGGGGTGGAATGTGACGCTTACAAAGATCCGATTGTACGTGCGTCCAAAGTATTTGAAAGGCTGCTGCAAGAAAATGACATCAGAGCTTCCATCATCGGCAGTGGGCTTGACTATTTCCCATCCCCAGAAGCTAGGAAATTAGTTGGCACTAAGAAAAGGATAGGTGGGAAGAAATTATTTAGCTCTGCTGATGAAAAACAAGCCTGTAGATAGTACAGGTTaagcttgagcttctgtttgcATTGGCTTACAGTTCGGTGAGCCATCAACATGGAAGGAGCTGCGACCATTCACATTGATATTGCTGCTGGATGAGAGTTCTGGGGCACGGGTTACCGGAATCGTGAAAGAATTGACAGAGTCCGCCGTGTTGTAACCAGCCTGTAGAAGTACAGTAAATCAATCGTGTTTAGGTCCTCAACCTGTTCCAGATATAACTGTCTTTTGCTAGAATGTAAGGAATGAAGTGAGGCAAGGGCAATTCCTTGTCATTTCTATCATTAGCAAAAACAACAAAGGACCCGTCTCCACTCACCAGCCAAATTTGTTCTGTTTCTGCAATGTCTCCGTAGTTGATGAGGATGAAAGTGCGATGAACGTTGGAGACTAAAACCACTTGGAAAGTAACCACCTTTAAAATACCAACAGACAGCATTCAAAATCTTCACCCTTCACAGGACAACACTAAATCACCGATAAACAACGATTCGATCTTACCCCTCCACCACTAGAGTATGGCACATTGTCCCAGGTAGCAACCAAAGCTGACGAAGCACTGAAGGTTATGTTAGGGAAGTATTGCTTGACAGCCGCGGTGACTTGTGCCAGTACAGCACTGCTTGTATCCTCCCTATAGGAGATAGTTCCTCCACGTCTATTGTCAAGGTGAGTCCAAAAAGGAGCAATGAAGTCTCTTCCACAGTTCAGAAGGGGGATGGGGTCGGACAGTTGCTCCGTAAATGTCAGAAGGCCATTGTTGTTCACCTAAAATTCATCCAAAATACACGTTCATTTTTCGTAAGAGGAAATATGCAGAAAGAATGAAGAGGTAGAATGAGCCACAATTTCTACTAGTTGATTCTACAAATCGATAGTCCTCTGAATTTTACAATTACACAAACTTGTACATTAAGATCTCAAAGTCGGAACAAAATAAAGCAAGCAGTTACAGtcctttaatttaaaaagactCGTGATTTTAGATGCAAGTAGAAGAAAAATGTATCTAGATATACAAAAGGACAACTAAACAATGCTTACAAAGGTTTGATTGTGCGTGCGTCCAAAATATTTCAAAGGCTGCTGCAATATAATGGCTTCAGAGCTTCCGTTATCCAAACGGGGGGTCACTATTTCTCCATTCCCAAATGGTAGGAAATTAGCTGGCACTAGGAAAAATGTAAGTGACAAGGAATCCTTTAGTTCTTCTGACAAACATAAGCTCACAAACAAACACTGCACTGGTTAAAATTGTCAAAGGGGAAGTCACTATGAATGAATTGTGCTTGTTTATTAGTGTTGTctatttttatgtttctgaTATGATTTTAGCACCTGACTGACAACAAGAATTATATAAATAAGGTAATCCAGCTAGAGTAATATGCCCACATAATTACTGCACATCGGAATTTGCCCAGAGCTAACAGGCTGCTTCTGAGTGCAAGGTTGTAATAAGTACAGCAGACTACTACAATCTGGCAAATATTTCTGGAATTGTGTAATAAGACTTGCCCACTGCAATCTACAACCTGAATTGGATTTTTTAAGAGGCTGAAGGTACACTCAACTACACAGTGCCAAGTAAAGCTCAACTGTAAATAAGATTCAGGTTTTGTGCTCAAACACGGCGTGCTACAGTGGCACAAAATTTTAGTGAATTCACCCCTGAGAACCTTGTCGTAACCAATAGTACAGCTCGTGAGCTTACAGTTTGGTGAACCATCGACATGGAAAGACCAGCAAGCAGTCACGTTGATATTGCTGCTTGACGAGAGTTCTGGGGCGCTGGATGCTGGAATTGTGAAAGAACTGATAGTGTCCACAGTGTAAAAGCCAGCCTGTAGGAGTAAACAAAATACTTTATGTTGtcattctatttaaaaaaaaaaaaaaagaggaagaacCCCTTTTCTGCATTCATGAGCAATTCCTTTTAAATTGTCTAttagtattgttttttttttgtcatttgtacAGTGCACGAGAAGCAGCAGGCTACTCCACTTACCTGCCAAGGTAGTCCTGTTTCTGCAACATCTCCATAGTAGATCAGGACGAAAGAGCGATGAACATTGTAGGCTAAAAGCACTTGGAAAGTGGCCACCTTCAAAACAGCAGTAGACAGCATTCAAAACCTTCCAAACAAACCAAGACGGACCAGTCATTGAAAATCAGAGATTATTGTAGGCCTTACCCCTCCACCATTATAGTATGGCACACTGTCCCAGGTAGCGACAAAAGTTGAAGTAGCAGCAAAAGGTATGCTAGGGAAGTATCGCTTAACAGCCGCAGTGGCTTGTGCCAGTACAGCACTGCTTGTATCCTCTCTATAGGAGATAGTTCCTCCGCGTCTGTTGTCAAGGCGAGTCCAAAGAGGAGCAATGATGTCTCTTCCGGAATCCAGAGAGGGCTTGTAGGCAGACAGCGGCTCGGTAAACGTTAGATGGCCATTGTTGTTCACCTAAATTTTAGGatcacatttttcaaaaggattttaaagagacATGTGAAGAAAAGAGGAGCATGTAAATAACTCGTAACTTAATGTTTGCGCGGGGGTGGAATGTGACGCTTACAAAGATCCGATTGTACGTGCGTCCAAAGTATTTGAAAGGCTGCTGCAAGAAAATGACATCAGAGCTTCCATCATCGGCAGTGGGCTTGACTATTTTTCCATCCCCAGAAGCTAGGAAATTAGTTGGCACTAAGAAAAGGATAGGTGGGAAGAAATTATTTAGCTCTGCTGATGAAAAACAAGCCTGTAGATAGTACAGGTTaagcttgagcttctgtttgcATTGGCTTACAGTTCGGTGAGCCATCAACATGGAAGGAGCTGCGACCATTCACATTGATATTGCTGCTGGATGAGAGTTCTGGGGCACGGGTTACCGGAATCGTGAAAGAATTGACAGAGTCCGCCGTGTTGTAACCAGCCTGTAGAAGTACAGTAAATCAATCGTGTTTAGGTCCTCAACCTGTTCCAGATATAACTGTCTTTTGCTAGAATGTAAGGAATGAAGTGAGGCAAGGGCAATTCCTTGTCATTTCTATCATTAGCAAAAACAACAAAGGACCCGTCTCCACTCACCAGCCAAATTTGTTCTGTTTCTGCAATGTCTCCGTAGTTGATGAGGATGAAAGTGCGATGAACGTTGGAGACTAAAACCACTTGGAAAGTAACCACCTTTAAAATACCAACAGACAGCATTCAAAATCTTCACCCTTCACAGGACAACACTAAATCACCCATAAACAACGATTCGATCTTACCCCTCCACCACTAGAGTATGGCACATTGTCCCAGGTAGCAACCAAAGCTGACGAAGCACTGAAGGTTATGTTAGGGAAGTATTGCTTGACAGCCGCGGTGACTTGTGCCAGTACAGCACTGCTTGTATCCTCCCTATAGGAGATAGTTCCTCCACGTCTATTGTCAAGGTGAGTCCAAAAAGGAGCAATGAAGTCTCTTCCACAGTTCAGAAGGGGGATGGGGTCGGACAGTTGCTCCGTAAATGTCAGAAGGCCATTGTTGTTCACCTAAAATTCATCCAAAATACACGTTCATTTTTCGTAAGAGGAAATATGCAGAAAGAATGAAGAGGTAGAATGAGCCACAATTTCTACTAGTTGATTCTACAAATCGATAGTCCTCTGAATTTTACAATTACACAAACTTGTACATTAAGATCTCAAAGTCGGAACAAAATAAAGCAAGCAGTTACAGtcctttaatttaaaaagactCGTGATTTTAGATGCAAGTAGAAGAAAAATGTATCTAGATATACAAAAGGACAACTAAACAATGCTTACAAAGGTTTGATTGTGCGTGCGTCCAAAATATTTCAAAGGCTGCTGCAATATAATGGCTTCAGAGCTTCCGTTATCCAAACGGGGGTCACTATTTCTCCATTCCCAAATGGTAGGAAATTAGCTGGCACTAGGAAAAATGTAAGTGACAAGGAATCCTTTAGTTCTTCTGACAAACATAAGCTCACAAACAAACACTGCACTGGTTAAAATTGTCAAAGGGGAAGTCACTATGAATGAATTGTGCTTGTTTATTAGTGTTGTCTATTATTATGTTTCTGATATGATTTTAGCACCTGACTGACAGCAAGAATTACAGAAATAAGGTAATCAAGCTTGAGTAATATGGCCACAAAATTACTGCACATCGGAATTTGCCCAGAGCTAACAGGCTGCTTCTGAGTGCAAGGTTGTAATAAGTACAGCAGACTACTACAATCTGGCAAATATTTCTGGAATTGTGTAATAAGACTTGCCCACTGCAATCTACAAGCCTGAATTGGATTTTTTAAGAGGCTGAAGGTACACTCAACTACACAGTGCCAAGTAAAGCTCAACTGTAAATAAGATTCaggttccctttcgagggaactatcgacgctgcgtggtaacgcattcggaaccttctgcgtgatgtcgtcactgaagcactcatgtatctaaccaatcgcgtagcgagacgtcagagacgggtgacgtcacggaccaggaaactataaagcatacccggatGCAGAGCACGCTGCTTCTGTGTCTTCAACAAAGCGCTCTATGttatcttgtctgtcttatttggtgttgtttgtctccttattattgaaaaaagacaaaatatctcttcgtctgaggacaagagttgcactacaccatatatatatataagaaagaCAGTATAATGGCGGAAGAAAAACGATTCAAGAAGTGTGTGCATCCCTGTCCCAGATATATTCCGGATGGGGACACTCACGATATGTGTGTCGTTTGTCTGGGGTTgagcatgcccaggcagctctcgagggagctgtctgcGTGCATTGCGAGAAACTAACCCTCAGAGTGTTGAGATCTCGCCGGGCACTCTTCGAGGAGGGTGCCTCGGCGAGCTTTCCTCGCGGGTCGGGTCCTGCTGCTGCTGAGGCGCAGCGCCGGCTTTTGTCGTGGGGTTCGCAAATGGAGCTGGCGGAGGGGGTTGAGACGGGCCCAGCCTTATCTCACCCTTTACCCGCCAGCCCAGTGCCTCTCCCCGGGTGTCGGAAGCACGcgtagcggtttcttccccccag encodes:
- the LOC125261247 gene encoding uncharacterized protein LOC125261247, giving the protein MAGPHPQPRRSPHQPPRRKRDEAPVPLSGGKKPLRVLPTPGERHWAGGNSDPRLDNGSSEAIILQQPLKYFGRTHNQTFVNNNGLLTFTEQLSDPIPLLNCGRDFIAPFWTHLDNRRGGTISYREDTSSAVLAQVTAAVKQYFPNITFSASSALVATWDNVPYSSGGGVVTFQVVLVSNVHRTFILINYGDIAETEQIWLAGYNTADSVNSFTIPVTRAPELSSSSNINVNGRSSFHVDGSPNLPTNFLASGDGKIVKPTADDGSSDVIFLQQPFKYFGRTYNRIFVNNNGHLTFTEPLSAYKPSLDSGRDIIAPLWTRLDNRRGGTISYREDTSSAVLAQATAAVKRYFPSIPFAATSTFVATWDSVPYYNGGGVATFQVLLAYNVHRSFVLIYYGDVAETGLPWQAGFYTVDTISSFTIPASSAPELSSSSNINVTACWSFHVDGSPNLPANFLPFGNGEIVTPRLDNGSSEAIILQQPLKYFGRTHNQTFVNNNGLLTFTEQLSDPIPLLNCGRDFIAPFWTHLDNRRGGTISYREDTSSAVLAQVTAAVKQYFPNITFSASSALVATWDNVPYSSGGGVVTFQVVLVSNVHRTFILINYGDIAETEQIWLAGYNTADSVNSFTIPVTRAPELSSSSNINVNGRSSFHVDGSPNCKPMQTEAQA